A portion of the Williamwhitmania sp. genome contains these proteins:
- a CDS encoding HAMP domain-containing sensor histidine kinase, with translation MLIPHPATTPAKKSIMGKKYLLRKKNIPLLGGIAFIGALAGLLVTQYFWITNAFTLSEEQFDHRVTLALNEITTELNQDIDKYHGCTNITCLRYDQAHTCVADVVKTDNLKKMIANHIANYDLDTLYLFTLTKAKDTTVLFSKGTISKELCLKPHKACLDWKPETYYIRLYFPEKQKFILAKLSWWIGLSVVFTIALAAIFLYIAFKTLRQKKLSEVKDDFINNITHEFKTPISTIEVASSFLTKIDQHTALDKIRTYAGIIHEENSRLKNQTNYILKIAQMERRCVDFNIKPFDLNSLIYKSVKEFVMFDRGKHIDIKLCLAPEIKEVDGDEFHLKNALSNLLDNAVKYSSEDVIIKISTQITNGKVLMAVEDNGNGISKEHQKHIFEKFYRCNIGNLHNTKGFGLGLFYVQKVVEHHHGTIQLCSQVGKGTTFSIQLPLKTA, from the coding sequence ATGCTGATTCCACACCCTGCAACAACTCCAGCAAAAAAGAGTATCATGGGGAAAAAGTATCTCTTGAGAAAAAAGAACATCCCCCTTCTTGGTGGCATTGCCTTCATTGGTGCCCTTGCAGGGTTGCTTGTCACCCAATACTTCTGGATCACCAATGCATTCACTCTTTCGGAAGAACAGTTTGATCATAGGGTTACGCTGGCCTTAAATGAGATAACCACTGAACTCAATCAGGACATCGACAAATACCACGGGTGCACAAATATCACCTGCCTGAGATACGACCAAGCACATACCTGCGTCGCCGATGTAGTTAAAACCGACAATCTCAAAAAAATGATTGCCAACCATATTGCCAACTACGATCTCGACACACTGTATCTCTTTACGCTCACCAAGGCCAAGGACACCACCGTTCTGTTTTCGAAAGGAACCATCAGCAAAGAGCTCTGCCTTAAGCCGCACAAAGCATGCCTCGACTGGAAACCTGAAACCTACTACATCAGGCTTTACTTTCCCGAAAAGCAAAAGTTCATCCTAGCAAAGCTCTCGTGGTGGATTGGATTGTCCGTTGTTTTCACCATTGCCCTTGCAGCAATATTCCTCTACATTGCCTTCAAAACGCTACGTCAAAAGAAACTTTCGGAGGTTAAGGATGACTTTATAAACAACATTACCCATGAGTTTAAAACGCCCATATCCACCATTGAGGTTGCCTCATCGTTTCTCACCAAAATTGACCAGCACACTGCTCTAGATAAGATTAGAACCTATGCCGGCATTATTCACGAAGAGAACTCCCGCCTTAAAAACCAAACGAACTACATTCTCAAAATAGCACAGATGGAGAGGCGGTGCGTCGATTTTAACATAAAACCTTTCGATCTAAACAGCCTAATTTACAAATCGGTAAAAGAGTTTGTCATGTTCGACCGAGGGAAACACATTGACATTAAGCTGTGCCTTGCACCCGAAATCAAGGAAGTTGATGGAGATGAGTTCCACCTAAAAAATGCCCTATCGAACCTGCTGGACAATGCCGTTAAGTACTCCTCGGAAGATGTTATTATAAAAATCAGCACTCAAATTACCAATGGGAAAGTGTTGATGGCAGTAGAAGACAACGGGAATGGCATTAGCAAGGAGCACCAAAAACATATCTTCGAAAAATTCTACCGGTGTAACATTGGAAATCTCCATAACACAAAAGGATTTGGGCTAGGACTTTTCTACGTCCAAAAGGTGGTGGAGCATCACCACGGAACCATCCAGCTTTGCAGCCAAGTAGGAAAAGGCACAACATTCTCGATACAATTACCGCTTAAAACAGCATAG
- a CDS encoding erythromycin esterase family protein → MKMFTQIFLATLLVAHGVLVYSQNSYTKTSKIDTALLCNRRIIAIGEATHGSHQEQVFKDSLIRNLVKVCGFNTILLEANRKAVQPLNSYIQSDTTVDIRNEMIRDYRLYWVWKTDEYVELLDWIKQHNKNTGRKVQLVGIDVNDNSVKMRDSLMAVNVKYTMGDSQNSKAILLAQDSHIAGYDHSDFTSMGGYLKRM, encoded by the coding sequence ATGAAAATGTTTACCCAAATATTTTTGGCAACCCTTCTTGTTGCGCATGGAGTATTGGTTTATTCCCAAAACAGCTATACAAAGACAAGCAAAATAGATACTGCATTGCTGTGTAACAGGAGAATTATTGCCATTGGCGAAGCTACACATGGCAGTCATCAAGAGCAGGTCTTCAAGGATAGCCTGATTCGAAACTTAGTAAAGGTATGTGGGTTTAATACCATACTATTAGAAGCCAACCGCAAAGCAGTTCAGCCACTAAATAGTTACATACAAAGCGACACAACCGTGGACATTCGCAACGAAATGATACGCGATTACCGATTGTATTGGGTATGGAAAACCGATGAGTATGTGGAATTGCTTGACTGGATAAAACAACACAACAAAAACACAGGGAGAAAAGTGCAATTGGTCGGCATTGATGTAAACGACAACTCTGTAAAAATGAGAGACTCGCTAATGGCTGTAAACGTCAAATATACTATGGGCGATTCCCAAAACAGCAAAGCCATCTTGTTGGCTCAGGATAGCCATATTGCTGGGTACGACCATTCTGATTTCACATCTATGGGTGGTTACTTGAAAAGAATGTAA
- the ahcY gene encoding adenosylhomocysteinase, whose product MEKIINETLPYKVADIKLAEWGRKEIAIAEKEMPGLMAIRKKHADQKPLKGARVMGSLHMTIQTAVLIETLKTLGADVRWCSCNIFSTQDHAAAAIAAAGIPVFAWKGETLEEYWWCTAQALSFPGGKGPNLIVDDGGDATLLIHNGYKAEDDATVLNKKAESHEEQVILNILKDILAEDGQKWHRTVKEWKGVSEETTTGVHRLYQMQEKGELLVPAINVNDSVTKSKFDNLYGCRESLADGIKRATDVMLAGKVVVVCGYGDVGKGCARSMRSYGSRVIVTEIDPICALQAAMEGFEIKTVEETLNEGNIYVTTTGNCDIITLDHMKQMKDQTIVCNIGHFDNEIQVDKLNTMPGIKKVNVKPQVDQYFFPDGHSIFLLAEGRLVNLGCATGHPSFVMSNSFSNQTLAQLELWTKSLKVDVYRLPKELDEEVARLHLEQLGVKLTSLTPKQASYIGVKPEGPYKPDHYRY is encoded by the coding sequence ATGGAAAAGATAATCAACGAAACCCTCCCCTACAAAGTTGCCGACATAAAACTTGCAGAGTGGGGCAGAAAAGAGATAGCCATTGCCGAAAAGGAGATGCCGGGTCTGATGGCCATTCGGAAGAAGCATGCCGACCAAAAGCCACTTAAAGGTGCTAGGGTAATGGGCTCGCTGCACATGACCATCCAAACCGCAGTGCTCATCGAAACGCTGAAGACACTTGGAGCCGACGTACGGTGGTGCAGCTGCAACATCTTCTCCACGCAGGACCACGCCGCTGCAGCCATTGCGGCAGCCGGAATTCCAGTTTTTGCATGGAAGGGTGAAACGTTGGAAGAGTATTGGTGGTGCACCGCACAGGCGCTATCGTTCCCCGGTGGCAAAGGTCCAAACCTTATTGTGGACGATGGCGGTGACGCTACCCTGCTAATACACAATGGCTACAAGGCCGAGGATGATGCCACGGTGCTCAACAAAAAGGCCGAGAGCCACGAGGAGCAGGTAATATTGAACATTCTAAAAGATATTCTGGCCGAGGATGGGCAGAAGTGGCACCGCACCGTAAAGGAGTGGAAGGGCGTTTCGGAGGAGACCACCACCGGTGTTCACCGTCTCTACCAAATGCAGGAGAAGGGCGAGCTGCTGGTTCCCGCCATCAACGTGAACGACTCGGTTACCAAGAGTAAGTTCGACAACCTCTACGGCTGTCGCGAATCGCTTGCCGATGGCATTAAGCGCGCTACCGACGTGATGCTTGCAGGCAAGGTGGTTGTGGTGTGTGGCTACGGCGATGTTGGAAAAGGCTGCGCCAGAAGCATGCGCTCCTACGGCTCACGCGTTATTGTTACCGAAATCGACCCCATTTGCGCGCTGCAGGCTGCCATGGAGGGCTTCGAAATAAAGACCGTAGAGGAGACCCTCAACGAAGGCAACATTTACGTTACCACCACCGGCAACTGCGACATCATCACCCTCGACCACATGAAACAGATGAAGGACCAAACCATTGTGTGCAACATTGGCCACTTCGACAACGAAATTCAGGTGGACAAGCTCAACACCATGCCGGGCATAAAGAAGGTAAACGTGAAGCCTCAGGTGGATCAATACTTCTTTCCCGACGGACATTCCATATTCCTGCTGGCTGAAGGCCGCCTAGTAAACCTTGGCTGCGCTACGGGGCACCCCTCATTTGTGATGAGCAACAGCTTCAGCAACCAAACGTTGGCCCAACTGGAACTGTGGACAAAGTCGCTCAAGGTTGACGTTTACCGTCTGCCCAAGGAACTCGACGAGGAGGTAGCACGGTTGCACCTAGAACAGCTAGGTGTAAAGCTCACCAGTCTCACCCCCAAGCAGGCCAGCTACATCGGAGTAAAACCCGAGGGGCCTTACAAACCGGACCACTACAGATACTAG
- a CDS encoding bifunctional riboflavin kinase/FAD synthetase, with product MEIVNTPNKIPHNKGIVLTLGFFDGVHRGHRKLINTAIDKAKELQLESAVMTFWPHPRIVLDKDPQNLFFLTTLPEKAELIAKLGIRYFIVQEFTLALAAMEATAFVKHVVETYNVKHFVVGKNHRFGKQAKGDFALLQQLASELGYTIDAFDTVSDNSQRISSTNIREALMAGNLQAANQMLSYPYLLAGSIETGRQLGRTIGFPTANIKPNDPLKLVPANGVYAVLLHIDGKVERGMMNIGVRPTVDSSHHRTIEVHIIDFNADIYNHKVEVAFVERLRDELKFASVEELKVQLHLDKQMATEVLDNHNLNDFKKYFLTLSV from the coding sequence ATGGAAATAGTAAATACCCCTAATAAAATACCGCACAACAAAGGCATTGTTCTCACGCTAGGCTTTTTCGACGGTGTGCACCGCGGTCATCGCAAGCTTATAAACACTGCTATCGACAAGGCAAAGGAGCTCCAGCTGGAATCGGCGGTGATGACCTTTTGGCCTCACCCCCGCATTGTGCTGGACAAGGATCCGCAAAACCTCTTCTTCCTAACCACCCTTCCCGAAAAGGCTGAACTCATTGCTAAGCTTGGCATACGCTACTTTATTGTGCAGGAGTTTACCCTGGCACTGGCTGCCATGGAGGCTACCGCCTTTGTAAAACATGTGGTGGAAACATACAACGTAAAGCACTTCGTGGTTGGAAAAAACCACCGCTTTGGAAAGCAGGCCAAGGGCGATTTCGCACTTTTACAGCAGCTAGCTTCAGAGCTTGGCTACACCATCGACGCCTTCGATACGGTGAGCGACAACAGCCAGCGCATCAGCTCCACCAACATTCGGGAGGCGCTCATGGCTGGCAACCTCCAAGCAGCAAATCAAATGCTGAGCTACCCCTACCTTTTGGCGGGCAGCATTGAAACTGGTCGCCAGTTGGGACGAACCATTGGATTCCCCACGGCCAACATCAAGCCCAACGACCCGCTGAAGCTTGTACCGGCTAACGGCGTTTATGCCGTTCTGCTCCACATCGACGGGAAGGTGGAACGCGGCATGATGAACATTGGAGTCCGCCCCACTGTTGATAGCTCGCACCATCGCACCATTGAGGTTCACATCATCGACTTCAACGCAGACATTTATAACCACAAAGTGGAGGTGGCCTTTGTGGAGAGGCTGCGCGACGAGCTAAAGTTTGCTAGCGTGGAGGAGCTCAAGGTGCAGCTCCATCTCGACAAGCAGATGGCCACCGAGGTGCTGGACAACCACAACCTCAACGATTTTAAAAAGTATTTTCTAACTTTATCCGTATAA